In the genome of Populus trichocarpa isolate Nisqually-1 chromosome 6, P.trichocarpa_v4.1, whole genome shotgun sequence, one region contains:
- the LOC7489164 gene encoding putative F-box protein PP2-B12, with the protein MPPQKHATQTARKNLGEEGMSLNVLPEGCIANVLAFTGPRDACRLSIVSSLFKSAGESDAVWERFLPRDYQSIIFTSDSYVLLSSLSSKKELYLRLCEKPIIIDDGKKSFSLVKKSGKKCYMLSARDLMIVWGDTPTYWRWNSDSSSRFGEVAELIGVCWLEICGKINATMLSPATLYAAYLVFKPKEGAYGLDYQPVEVGVGLVGSENGKRNVYLDSQRGRAHRYHLVRRRIGLHNRSRIVGMQEPVPASENNGQHPKERGDGWLEIELGEFFCKEGEDGELEMRVQEVKSGDWKGGLTVEGIEIRPKEG; encoded by the exons ATGCCACCTCAAAAACATGCAACTCAAACGGCAAGAAAGAACCTTGGAGAAGAAGGTATGTCGTTGAACGTGCTGCCTGAAGGATGCATAGCAAACGTTTTGGCGTTCACCGGCCCGAGGGATGCTTGTAGGCTGTCCATTGTTTCTTCCTTGTTTAAGTCGGCGGGAGAATCTGATGCTGTGTGGGAAAGGTTCCTTCCTCGTGATTATCAATCTATCATATTTACATCCGATAGTTATGTTCTGTTGTCTTCTCTTTCTTCCAAGAAAGAGCTCTATCTCAGGCTTTGTGAGAAGCCCATAATTATCGACGATGGCAAAAAG AGCTTTTCATTGGTAAAAAAGAGCGGGAAGAAATGCTACATGCTGTCTGCAAGAGACCTGATGATTGTATGGGGTGACACTCCTACTTATTGGAGATGGAATTCTGATTCTTCTTCCAg GTTTGGGGAAGTGGCAGAGCTGATTGGTGTATGTTGGCTTGAAATCTGTGGCAAAATTAATGCAACTATGCTATCTCCAGCAACATTGTACGCAGCATATCTTGTGTTCAAGCCAAAAGAAGGAGCTTATGGGCTGGATTACCAGCCAGTGGAGGTTGGGGTGGGGCTTGTTGGTAGTGAAAATGGTAAGCGAAATGTGTATTTGGACTCACAGAGAGGTCGAGCACATCGATATCATCTTGTAAGAAGGCGCATTGGGTTGCACAACCGCAGCCGAATTGTGGGGATGCAAGAACCTGTGCCTGCTAGTGAAAACAATGGACAGCATCCAAAGGAAAGGGGAGATGGGTGGCTGGAGATTGAGTTGGGTGAGTTCTTTTGCAAGGAAGGGGAAGATGGAGAACTGGAAATGAGAGTTCAAGAGGTGAAGAGTGGTGATTGGAAAGGTGGGCTGACTGTCGAGGGGATTGAGATTAGGCCAAAAGAAGGTTAA
- the LOC127905456 gene encoding uncharacterized protein LOC127905456, with amino-acid sequence MDNQTRPNSSGSIMISTSELRRRAFRRNVLVESLLPPPPPVPKDEIALEAHYRSEVNVELPEKIPMQAHNQSEGKVEPNSGLHKCSTRGAPPRHTSDHRAPHVPPDEIGLEAQNQSEMKIEPKTGRYKYSDRGAPPRHTSNHKASHVPPDEIGLEAQNRSEEKIQPKSRRYKHNTVGFYNSHLLIVSTPSQLCLWIKILQF; translated from the exons ATGGACAATCAGACAAGACCCAATAGTAGCGGAAGTATAATGATCTCTACCTCCGAACTTCGCAGACGTGCATTTCGGAGAAACGTATTGGTTGAGAGTTTGTTACCCCCGCCTCCTCCTGTGCCAAAAGATGAAATTGCATTAGAGGCTCATTATCGATCTGAAGTGAACGTTGAGCTACCAGAAAAAATTCCAATGCAGGCTCATAATCAATCTGAAGGAAAAGTTGAGCCAAATTCAGGGCTGCATAAATGTAGTACG AGGGGGGCACCACCCAGGCACACCTCGGACCACAGGGCTCCTCATGTGCCACCCGATGAAATTGGCTTGGAGGCTCAAAACCAATCTGAAATGAAAATTGAGCCAAAAACGGGGCGATATAAATATAGTGAT AGGGGGGCACCACCTAGGCACACCTCGAACCACAAGGCTTCTCATGTGCCACCCGATGAAATTGGCTTAGAGGCTCAGAACCGATCTGAAGAGAAAATTCAGCCAAAGTCGAGGCGATATAAACATAATACGGTTGGATTCTATAACTCTCATTTACTCATTGTTTCAACACCATCTCAATTATGTTTAtggataaaaattttacaattcTAA